Proteins co-encoded in one Candidatus Blochmannia sp. SNP genomic window:
- the rnc gene encoding ribonuclease III: MSIDALQKKLGYVFTQYNLLSKALTHRSSSNQHNERLEFLGDAILNYVITNALYHKFPHINEGDMSRMRANLVRENTLATLAREFNLGDYLQLGQGELKNGGYHRDSILANTIEAIIGSIFLDSNIQTIEILITNWYQVRLDQMNPYDKQKDPKTRLQEHMQHRRLPLPVYWVNQIVGEAHNQIFTINCQINELTQPVIGSGSSRRRAEQDAAEKTLEILEHNENK, from the coding sequence ATGTCAATTGATGCGCTTCAAAAAAAACTCGGTTATGTTTTTACTCAATATAATTTATTATCAAAAGCACTAACCCACAGAAGCTCTAGTAATCAACATAACGAAAGATTAGAGTTTTTAGGGGATGCTATATTAAATTATGTAATCACCAATGCATTATATCATAAATTTCCTCATATTAATGAAGGAGATATGAGTAGGATGCGTGCGAATTTAGTACGTGAAAATACCCTAGCAACACTAGCGCGAGAATTCAACCTAGGAGATTATTTACAATTAGGGCAGGGTGAACTAAAAAACGGCGGTTATCATCGTGACTCTATTCTAGCTAATACAATAGAAGCAATAATAGGTAGTATATTTTTAGACAGTAATATTCAAACTATTGAAATATTAATTACTAATTGGTATCAAGTTCGTTTAGATCAAATGAATCCTTATGATAAACAAAAAGATCCAAAAACTCGTCTACAAGAACATATGCAGCATCGTCGTTTACCATTACCTGTATATTGGGTGAATCAAATAGTTGGAGAAGCACATAATCAAATTTTTACCATAAATTGTCAAATTAACGAATTAACACAACCGGTCATCGGATCCGGCTCTAGCCGACGTAGAGCTGAACAAGATGCAGCAGAAAAAACTCTAGAGATATTGGAACATAATGAAAATAAATAA